In Thermoanaerobaculia bacterium, the genomic window GCCGCTGCAGGGCGCTGGCGGCGGGCCGGCCGGCTGCGCCGGCGCAGGGGGCGGCGCGCTTGCGAGGACGAAGGCACAGAGAATCGCGGCGTGCAGGGTGGATGCGGACGGATTCATGCTCTGGCCTCCTCGACCCGGACGGAAACGGTGGAGTCGTTTCCTGAAGGTACGTCCGGGAGTCGCAGAAGTTCCGCCAGGAACTGCCGGGAGGTCAGTCGACTTCGACCAGGGGATCGCCGCCCTCGACCGCTTCGCCGGCGGTGACGAAGACCCGGCTGACGAGCCCGGAGCGCTCGGCCTGGATCTCGTTCTGCATCTTCATCGCCTCGAGCACGATCATCGGCTGTCCGGCTTCCACCCGGTCGCCGGGCTGCACCCGCACCTCGACGACCCGTCCGGGCATATAGGCCTTGACGACCCGCTTGCCCTGCTTGCCGGCCTCGCCGCGCGAAGTCTCTGCGAGATGAGTGAGCGGGTCGACCAGCTCGATTTCGAACGAACGGCCGCGCCAGTCCACCGCATAGGCGCCGTCACCGACGCGGACGACGGCGAGCTCGTGGCTCACCCCCTCGACGATCAGACTCAGCACCCAGGGTCCGAGCGCCCGCGTGTCGACATCGTGGCGGACGCCGCCGATCTCGACGACGTAGCGGCCCTGATGCCGATCGACCGTGAGCGGCGCGCTCTTGCCGGCAACGCGGCTGACGAGCTGCATGTTCAGTTCCCTCCGCCGGGACGAAGCGCC contains:
- a CDS encoding biotin/lipoyl-binding protein, yielding MQLVSRVAGKSAPLTVDRHQGRYVVEIGGVRHDVDTRALGPWVLSLIVEGVSHELAVVRVGDGAYAVDWRGRSFEIELVDPLTHLAETSRGEAGKQGKRVVKAYMPGRVVEVRVQPGDRVEAGQPMIVLEAMKMQNEIQAERSGLVSRVFVTAGEAVEGGDPLVEVD